Part of the Ochrobactrum sp. Marseille-Q0166 genome is shown below.
GGCATGGATGGGCAGCATTCCCGGCCATGTCTATGCCAATGTCCGGCAACCGCCGATCAGCACGCTCAATCTGGCGCACATGATGCCGCTCTCGGCGGTCTGGGCCGGCCCGGAGAAAGACGAGCACCTCGACGCGCCGCCGCTGTTCTATGCCAAGACCGAAGGCGCGACGCCATTCCGGTTTTCATTGCACGTCGGGGAAGTGGGGCACACGATGGTTGTCGGCCCGACAGGTGCCGGCAAGAGCGTGTTGCTCGCCCTCATGGCCTTGCAGTTCCGGCGGTATCAGCGTTCACAGGTCTTCGCGTTCGATTTCGGCGGGTCGGTCCGCGCCGCCACGCTGGCCCTGCGCGGCGGCTGGCAGGATTTTGGCGGCTCGCTCTCCGACGACACGGCGCTTATGAATACCGTGTCGCTCCAGCCGTTCGCCGGTATCCACGACACGCCGGAACGGGCATGGGCGGCCGACTGGTTGGTGGATATTCTCAACCGCGAAGGCGTCGAGATCACCCCCGATGTCAAGGAACATCTCTGGACAGCGCTGACCTCTCTGGCGTCCGCGCCGGTCGTGGAACGGACCATCACCGGCCTGACCGTGCTGCTGCAATCGTCTGCGCTGAAACAGGCTTTGCGACCCTATTGCATCGGCGGTCCCTACGGCCGTCTTCTCGACGCGGAAATGGAATGGCTTGGCGAAGCGTCCGTGCAGGCGTTCGAGACCGAAGGGCTGATCGGAACGGGTGCTGCCCCGGCCGTTCTGTCCTACCTGTTCCACCGCATCGAGTCCCGTTTCGACGGCCGCCCGTCATTGCTCATCATTGACGAAGGCTGGCGGGCGCTGGACGACGGCGGGTTTGCCTCGAAAATCAAGGAATGGCTGAAGACGCTGCGCAAGAAGAATGTCGCCGTCGTTTTCTCCTCGCAATCGCTCGCCGACATCGAGGCGTCACCCATCGCGCCGGTCATTGTCGAAAGCTGCCCGACGCGCATCTTCCTCGCCAATGAGCGCGCCATCGAACCGCAGATCGCCACCGTCTATCGCCAGTTCGGCCTCAATGACCGGCAGATCGAAATCGTCGCCCGCGCCACGCCGAAGCGGGACTATTACTGCCAGTCCCGGCGCGGCAATCGCCTGTTCGAGCTTGGCCTTGGCCATATAGCTCTGGCGCTCTGCGCGTCGTCGGACAAGGCCGCCCATGCCCTGATCGACGCGCTCATGAAGGACGGCGCAAAGCCGTATTTCCTCGAAGCATGGCTGGAGGCCAACGCGCTTCGCTGGGCCGCCGATCTCATTCCCGACCTCACCAACGTCCTCGCCGGAACGTCCGGTGCGACCAGCTCCAACGAGGACGATCCTGCATGGGCAGACAATGCTCCCGTCACAAACGATCCATCATCCGAAGAGGAGTTTCCGTTATGAGGCATCTCGCCCGTTCTCCGCGTGCCCGTGCTCTCGTCTGCGCCGTCAGCGCGTTCGCCATCCTGTTTCCCGTCACCCTGCCGCTTGTCGTGATCCCGTTCACGCCGTCGCCGGCACTGGCGTGGAAGATCGTCTATGATCCGACGAATTATTCGCAGAACCTGCTTTCCGCCGCCCGCGCGCTGGAGCAGATCAACCATCAGGTGACGTCTCTCGCCAACGAGGCGCAGATGCTCATCAACCAGGCCAAAAACCTCACCAGCCTGCCGACCTCGCTCCTGTCGAAGATCGAAGGCAACTTTTCTCAGATGAAGTCGCTTCTGAACGAGGCGGACCAACTCGCCTACAACGTCCAGAACATTGAGACGCAGTTCAACGCCACCTATCGCGATTTTGCGACCAGTGACCGCACCGCCGCGCAACTGGTCTCTTCGGCGCAGCAGCGCTGGCAGCAATCGGTCTCGGCCTTCGAGCATTCGCTGAAGGCCGGAGCCGTCGCGGTCGGCAATATCGAGGGGACGCAACAACAGACCAGCGAGCTTGTCACCGCCAGCCAGTCTTCCGTCGGCGTGCTTCAGGCGACGCAGGCCGGCAACCAGCTTCTTGCGGTGCAGGCCAAGCAGATTTCCGACCTGACCGCCATGCTGGCGGCGCAGGGCCGTGCCAGCGCGCTCGAGCAATCCCGGCAGGCCGCAGCAGAGGAGCAGGCCCGCGAGCAGTTTTCCCGCTTCATGACGGGGACTGCCTACAGTTCGTCCAGCGTCCGCATGTTCCACGATTGAGGAGTAGGGACGTCATGGACACGAAGATCGCCGCCCGGATGATCGCCGTCTTCGCCGTTGGTGCAGGGCTGACCGCCGCCATCGCCGCCCTGCGAAACGATGAAGACCGGCCTGATGCGCAAGCCCCCCGCATCGCGCGCCCGGGCGGCGACCCTTCCTCTGTACCCGCCACAAGGCGAGAGCTTGTCCGTTGCCGCGACCTTGGCACGGCGGCGCTCGAAGACGTTGCCTGCCGCAAGGCATGGGCGGAAAACCGCCGCCGCTTCTTCCGGATCGACAAGCCGGCGCCACCGAAGCCGCAACAGCCCCCGCCGGAAACGGCTGGTAACGGGGACGACGCAATCAACAAGGAGACGGGCCGTGAATAATGTCGGCGTGATCGACCGTTTCCTCGAAACCTTCACCAGCTATATCGATTCAGGTTTCGGCCTGTTATCCGGTGAAGTGGCCTTCCTGACCTCGACGCTGATCGTCATCGACATCGTGCTTGCCGGTCTGTTCTGGGCGTGGGGCGCCGATGAGGACATTATCCAGCGGCTCGTGAAGAAGACCCTCTATATCGGCTTCTTCTCCTTCATCATCGGCAATTTCAACAATCTCGCCAAGATCGTTTTCGAGAGCTTTTCCGGGCTTGGCCTGAAGGCCGGCGGCTCCAGCCTGTCGGCATCCGAACTCCTTCAGCCTGGCCGGGTGGCACAGGTCGGGCTCGATGCCGGCGAGCCGATCCTGACCGCCGTGGGCGAACTGACCGGATACATCTCCTTCTTCGAAAACTTTATCCAGATCTTCGTGCTGCTTGTGGCATGGGTTGTGGTGCTGATCGCCTTCTTCATCCTGGCCATCCAGATTTTTGTCACCCTGATCGAGTTCAAGCTGACGACGCTTGCCGGTTTCGTACTGATCCCGTTCGCGCTTTTCAACAAGACGTCCTTCCTCGCCGAAAAGGTGCTCGGCAATATCGTCGCCTCCGGTGTGAAGATATTGGTTCTGGCCGTCATTGTTGGCATCGGCTCCGGCCTGTTCAGCGAGTTCACCGCCGGTTTCTCCGAACAGCCCACCATCAGCGAAGCCCTGTCGCTGGTTCTCGGTGCGCTCGCGCTGATGGGCCTGTCGATCTTCGGCACGGGCATTGCCACCGGCCTTGTCTCCGGTGCACCGCAGCTTGGCGCGGGTGCGGCGGTCGGGACCGGCCTTGCCGCCGCCGGTATCGGTGCTGCCGGCTTCATGGCTGCAAAGGCCGGTCTGGGTGTGGCAGGCGGTGCAATCTCCGGCGGCGCACGCGGTGGCGCTGCCCTGGCCGGTGGTGCAAGAACTGCCTACGGGTTGGGTGACGCTTCGGTCGGTACGACTGGAACGGGCGGTGGTGCTGCCGGTTTTGCCGGTGTCGCCAAGGCCGGTGCTGGCCTTGTCATGAACAAGGGAAGTGACGTGGCGAGCCGCGCCGGGGAATCCATGCGCTCCAGCTACCGTTCCGGTCAGGCTGCCGCATGGAAGGCGACGGGCGGAAAGAACGAGGTCAGTCCCGGCGGCGTTGGTGGTGGTGGTGCAGCCGCCAACGACGCGGACTATGCCGGATCGCAATCGTCCCAGGCCGTATCCGGCTCCGACATTTCTCCGCAATCCGCGCCCGATTGGGCGCAGCGGATGAAGCGCAACAGCACCATGCACCACGGCGTCAGTACCGCAGCCCACACGGTTCGTTCCGGCGATCACGGCGGCGGCTCCATGTCCGTCTCTCTCAATCAGGATGACAAATGATGACACTCTTCAAGCGTCCTTCCGTGCGCTATGCCCGCACGCCAGAACCCGAAACGCCTTATCAGCGTGCCGGGCAGGCATGGGATGATCGGATCGGCTCGGCCCGCGTGCAGGCGCGCAACTGGCGGCTCATGGCCTTTGGTTCTCTCTTCCTTGCCGGTGGTTTCGCATCCGCCCTTGTCTGGCAATCGACACGCGGCACGGTGGTTCCGTGGGTGGTGCAGATCGACAAATTCGGCGAGGCGCAAGCTACTGCGCCCGCCGTGGCCGACTACAAGCCGACTGACCCGCAGATCGCATGGCATCTGGCCCGCTTCATCGAGCAGGTTCGCTCCATTCCCGTTGATGCGGTGATCGTCCGGCAGAACTGGCTTCGCGCCTACGAGTTCACCACGGATCGCGGCGCGATCGCGCTCAATGATTACGCCCGCTCGAATGACCCGTTCACGAAAGTCGGCAAGACGCAGATCGCGGCGGAGATTTCCAGCGTCATCCGCGCCTCTCCGGACAGTTTTCGCATCGCATGGGTGGAACGCTCCTACGAGAACGGTCAGCTTTCCGGCACCGAACGCTGGACGGCCATCCTGACCGTCGTGATCCAGCAGGTGCGCACCGCCGAAAAACTCCGGGCCAATCCGCTCGGCGTCTATGTCAACGCAATCAACTGG
Proteins encoded:
- the trbE gene encoding conjugal transfer protein TrbE; the encoded protein is MLNLSEYRKKNAGLADFLPWAALIAPGVVLNKDGSFQRTARFRGPDLDSATPSELVGTTARLNGALRRLGSGWAIFVEAQRNPATEYPASIFADSASALLDVERREQFEESGLLYESSYYLTFVWLPPAQEASRMEGWLYEGRECTGVDPRELLKSFIDRTDRLLYLVDGFVPEVVWLNDADTLTYLHSTISTKRHKVRVPETPMHLDALLADQPLAGGLEPRLGDFHLRTLTVIGFPTVTFPGILDDLNRIAFPYRWSTRAIMLDKLEATRLVTKIRRQWFAKRKSVAAILREVLTNEQSVLLDSDAANKALDADAALQDLGSDQVGEAYVTATVTVWDADPRIADEKLRLAEKVIQSHDFTAIVETVNAIEAWMGSIPGHVYANVRQPPISTLNLAHMMPLSAVWAGPEKDEHLDAPPLFYAKTEGATPFRFSLHVGEVGHTMVVGPTGAGKSVLLALMALQFRRYQRSQVFAFDFGGSVRAATLALRGGWQDFGGSLSDDTALMNTVSLQPFAGIHDTPERAWAADWLVDILNREGVEITPDVKEHLWTALTSLASAPVVERTITGLTVLLQSSALKQALRPYCIGGPYGRLLDAEMEWLGEASVQAFETEGLIGTGAAPAVLSYLFHRIESRFDGRPSLLIIDEGWRALDDGGFASKIKEWLKTLRKKNVAVVFSSQSLADIEASPIAPVIVESCPTRIFLANERAIEPQIATVYRQFGLNDRQIEIVARATPKRDYYCQSRRGNRLFELGLGHIALALCASSDKAAHALIDALMKDGAKPYFLEAWLEANALRWAADLIPDLTNVLAGTSGATSSNEDDPAWADNAPVTNDPSSEEEFPL
- the trbJ gene encoding P-type conjugative transfer protein TrbJ gives rise to the protein MRHLARSPRARALVCAVSAFAILFPVTLPLVVIPFTPSPALAWKIVYDPTNYSQNLLSAARALEQINHQVTSLANEAQMLINQAKNLTSLPTSLLSKIEGNFSQMKSLLNEADQLAYNVQNIETQFNATYRDFATSDRTAAQLVSSAQQRWQQSVSAFEHSLKAGAVAVGNIEGTQQQTSELVTASQSSVGVLQATQAGNQLLAVQAKQISDLTAMLAAQGRASALEQSRQAAAEEQAREQFSRFMTGTAYSSSSVRMFHD
- the trbK-alt gene encoding putative entry exclusion protein TrbK-alt, producing MDTKIAARMIAVFAVGAGLTAAIAALRNDEDRPDAQAPRIARPGGDPSSVPATRRELVRCRDLGTAALEDVACRKAWAENRRRFFRIDKPAPPKPQQPPPETAGNGDDAINKETGRE
- the trbL gene encoding P-type conjugative transfer protein TrbL, whose protein sequence is MNNVGVIDRFLETFTSYIDSGFGLLSGEVAFLTSTLIVIDIVLAGLFWAWGADEDIIQRLVKKTLYIGFFSFIIGNFNNLAKIVFESFSGLGLKAGGSSLSASELLQPGRVAQVGLDAGEPILTAVGELTGYISFFENFIQIFVLLVAWVVVLIAFFILAIQIFVTLIEFKLTTLAGFVLIPFALFNKTSFLAEKVLGNIVASGVKILVLAVIVGIGSGLFSEFTAGFSEQPTISEALSLVLGALALMGLSIFGTGIATGLVSGAPQLGAGAAVGTGLAAAGIGAAGFMAAKAGLGVAGGAISGGARGGAALAGGARTAYGLGDASVGTTGTGGGAAGFAGVAKAGAGLVMNKGSDVASRAGESMRSSYRSGQAAAWKATGGKNEVSPGGVGGGGAAANDADYAGSQSSQAVSGSDISPQSAPDWAQRMKRNSTMHHGVSTAAHTVRSGDHGGGSMSVSLNQDDK
- the trbF gene encoding conjugal transfer protein TrbF; translation: MTLFKRPSVRYARTPEPETPYQRAGQAWDDRIGSARVQARNWRLMAFGSLFLAGGFASALVWQSTRGTVVPWVVQIDKFGEAQATAPAVADYKPTDPQIAWHLARFIEQVRSIPVDAVIVRQNWLRAYEFTTDRGAIALNDYARSNDPFTKVGKTQIAAEISSVIRASPDSFRIAWVERSYENGQLSGTERWTAILTVVIQQVRTAEKLRANPLGVYVNAINWSKEMGQ